Genomic segment of Eupeodes corollae chromosome 2, idEupCoro1.1, whole genome shotgun sequence:
atctttcaaaaaatattgttgttaacattcagtaaaattttgaaaaaatcgaattgacagtacaaaaaatgaaaaacctaaaaataatttaacaaaagttggtaaaaattgatttcgactcaaatagcttttcaaaaattaaaaatattggcttcaaacttattttatttcacagaaaatatagttttcgatattcagtaatttgtttataaaaatccaacagtccgatttttcataaaaaataaaatctacaaaaaaaagtactcaaatttggtaaaaattgatacgagtacatatagacaaacttttaagcaagacaaatcgacagacggagtgggaagttatcagtgtgggtcggatcccagcctcttttctttcttattgtaattatttggattttaagaaataatgtttaatctaaaaaatctaaaaaaagctatccaactcgttcaacaaggttatctaaaaatccacctttCCAAGATACACCATCCAAAaagagattgaacgcagccaatagaGTGAGATCAATCttcgaaaaatgtatgacatttaagtcgaatcaaCGGTCCTCAATTCGCCAACGGAAATAAAAATTTGTGCCTAGGATGAACAAGAACCTAGATTTCAAGTTAAAAAGTAAGCCAAAATATTTcactataaaaataaagcttcttttttctgcgctttgtttaaatttaagttttattgaatttctttgtTTTGCAAACAATTGTCCCTGATTTTGGATCTTTGATATTTCCCACTTGGTGTTTTGGGAATGTTGTCAACAAAGTATACTCCTCCATGCAACCACATTGGTTGTGACAGCTCCTTTGCCACATGATCTCTAATATCTTTCTCAGTTATTTGACAACCGTTCCTCCTAATAACCGCTGCCGTTGCCAAATCTTCAAATTCATCAACTCTAGTTCCAAAAACACAAACTTCTGCTATACCATCCAATGTTAAGATGCAATTTTCTATTTCTTGTGCTGAATAATGAAATCCTCTGTACTTcattatttctttctttctatCGACAAGATACAAATCTCCTTCCTTATCGAAATAACCAATATCGCCAGTATGGAACCAACCTTCGGAATCAATCATATTTGTGGTTTCTTTTGGGTTTCCATAGTATCCATTCCAATGGGTATTGTTCGATACTAGAATTTCTCCAATTTCATCAATACCCACATTGTTGGAGTTGTCATTGACGATTCTTACTTTAACTTCGGCACCTAGTTGACCAACAGATTTTGGTTTATCGATGTTTGCACTTACTGTGACTCCTCCAAACTCTGTACCCCCATAGGTGTTGAGTACAATACCCGATTTGATGCACTCCTGCATCTTAACATACATGGGATGCGAAACATTTCCTCCACCAACAGCAAATAAACGCAAACTGGAACAATCACAGAGATCTGCTTCTCCACTTTTTATAAATCTTGACATGCACGATCCCGACATCATAACTGCGTTTATTTTATACTTCTCGATGAGTTGACGTAGCATTTCGGGGGAAAACTGCTCCTCAGTGCATATTCTTGTCACGCAAAATAAGCTACTGAATAATAGGAAAATCAAGCCAGTTATCCAGTCTACATTGCAACAGGCAAACATTACTGTTCCATTTGGTAAGGGTCtgaaagcaaagaaaaaataatttaagttcaGTGATGTTTTGACATATGTAAATTGACTCGAGACTCACGTAAACATTTTCAGAAGAGCAATATTTGAAATACAGACACCTTTTGGTAGCCCCGTAGTTCCTGACGACCCCATGATCACAGCTATGTCATCTTGATTGCATTGCTTTGggctacaaaaagaaaatatgaaaatgtaaTCTGTGTTAAAAATAtgggaatttttataaaagacttGCGGATGAgtgaaggggggggggggtgagtttccaaaaatatatattgtattttttgtatttattttgtataggtaCTAAGACTTGACTTTGACTTCAAAGCCATCCATAATTCTAAGACTGAACTCACACATGAATGAAAATACtagaaataatgattttgaatgcGTTTCGAACCTTTAGACCGAAGACATAGGGTCATAGTCATAGTTCCTTGATAAGTTCTTTGCTAAATCAAAGttcagtttatgttattcaGAGACAGTTTAAGTAGATTTTAAAACGATACtctggagtctaaaaataaGCAAAACGGAACCTATGTTTAAGCTGTTTCTTAAtcttttaaacgtcaaaaataaaacactgatTTGGGCATTTACATTATAGATGTTTTCTAAACTCTTGCTAAGTTGCTGTCACGCAAATCCAGAGTTTaggctatttataaataaatttaaaccttagTTTAGGGCCTAACCTGGGGTTTAACTATAACCATAGAAAATGCTGTGTTTAAGTAGTTACTATCACAGCCAaatatcatatttgatttttgtttgtgaattaaaaagctgaaaaagtaaatcatatcgaataaattgtatgttaacTTGAAAAATTTGGATTGATGCCGCCATTGAAGTTGTTCATCTTAAATATTATAGAACGTTGtagattgtttttttgattttatttgttttgttttacttacttttttgacatccaatttgaggaatgacagcacaaaataacgagtttgaaaatataacagcaTTATTTTGGTTgacctgtcatttgaagtataattgtagtagaatacaaCCTTAAACTGGAGTTTTACTAAACACATCGGGAAAATTGATTATCAATAAGAGCTGTGTTTATTTAAGCAAAAAGCCTTAAACTATAGATCCAGAAATCACGACTTTAGTTAGTTTCTTTGAATACGCGCCATTGAGTAAATTAAGTtacgagacattttatttgaacatttaaaatcaaaaatttgatattttgctggatgttggaatgccaccaaaaaaacaaaataacgaaaGTTCTACTTAACCCGATTGGACccctttgaaatagatgaaaacgatttgtatgaaaggtatcgattcgagaaaaaaagaggctgggatgcgacccacactgataacttcccatcccgtctgtcgatttgtcttgcttagaagtttgtttatataatatacttgtacaatttttttttttaaaaaaccgtcatttcgatttttttcaaaattttacttaatgttgacaacagtatttgaagttttgaaaagacatttgagtcgaaaatcaatttttaccaacatttattaatattttttttgtttttattttttgttaaaaaaactgtcaattcgattttttcaatatttttcagaatgttgaaaacaatatttcttatcagataaaataagtttgaagccaaaatttcaagtttttgaaaagatttttgaatcgatattcaatttttaccaactttgagtaatgttttaaaaaaaaaactgtcaattcgatttttctcaaaattttatcagatgtcaaaaacattattcttcattgcacaaaattgttttaaaattaaaatcatatttaagtcgtaaaattttagaggtgacattttttttcagttttttttgatttataaaaaaaaaacgttaaatggatttttttcaaaaaatatacttcttctacgataactttggcgacaaagtttgatgacggatttgtatagaggggggggtctatctccccccgtttaggcggtaggggcaatttaaaaaaatatgtgcattaaatggaaaaaaaaataattaaaaaataacggtaattttcacctttttttcaaactgctatggtaagaaaaccacacacgcaattttcttgagagccttttctgcatctttttgcctttttatcttctggttcttaagctatgaacaacgaaaaaacgtcgcgaacagacatctctctaaaaatcttttatttctactctagggagcttgaaacatcgagaaatgtcaaaattttcaatttgacaaatcggacccattacaataacttcctatgggaagttaaaaactgtcaagtttatgattgactttcaaaatattttagatcGGAATTAAATAAAACGTTTGCTAATATCTGCGTGTttccaagtcttaaaaccaCCAGCCTGACttgataaaatttctcaactaacagcaaacaaaatagtttaaagggttTCAAAGGTTTTGGCTCTCCAgctaatacaatttattttgttaccctCTACaagctattttattttgtataggtttaagtgaaacttttcaaaattgtagtagAATTTTCCTTAAACCTGTTTCTATCCgaacagaatatttttttatgaatagttGCTGTTTCtaacctacatacataaatttagactccagttcaaatagactaggctttaaaatatgactatgaatatgacctatattgatttgtttcttacATTAAGGCTTGTTTAAATGCAGAAAcgcatttaaatgtttaaaaatattgaagtaagGAGACATCACGTaactttcattattaatttgattcttgttcttgagaaatAGGAAAAAAACGCGACAAAGGCAAAGAGGGTTGCTGTTTTTGTATAATGAACGAACAAAATtgccttcacctcaaaaaaaatccaacagttttgaagcTTGGCATATTTACTAAGGGATGCCTGGTGATGAACCAAACAAGAGTCCCCAAGAATCcaacgtgagctctagcggcagttaagagaaacacggagtttgtttcagtttttcacgtttatctcgtaAACTATTTGTCggatcaaaaaatgttgttccacaaaattaaagctcattaaattttataaaaaaaagcttgtgATAATTTGTTCCTATCTCTTATAGTTTATAAAGTAACTCtggcggcagtgaagagaaacatacggtTGTTTCGGTTTTTcgtgtttattttgaaaactatttgtcgtatctaaaaataatcttctaaaaaattaaaacttattagtgtttagtttgtaaaataactctatagtCATGTAAGGAAAACACGGTGATGACGATTGTATTACcggtgacatgatggttagtgcgatggactctcatgcgagaggtcttgagttcgatccctgcctatgccacctaaagtttttttcactggtactgcctcttgtgaggaattgacaaattctccaagagtaattcttgtcatgaaaagtgctttctcaaattttccgttcggattcggcttaaaactgtaggtccttccattcctgacaacagtgctcgcacacagaaattgttgagagttgtcagtcaccagaccctagttctcaaatggACTGTGGCAAAGTAACTTGCTATAATGCTTATTCTCTAGGCATGCACGCAATGAGCCATATAGTGGGCCAACGAGTTTCAGAAGTAAGAAGGGACATGCAAATTGaatactacattttttttgtggacAATTACACACAAGATAAAATGCATACCATATTTTTTAAGGACatttaataagctttttttCGTGAGAAAAAACGTGTGTTTTCCTTAAATGCCGATAGAGTTATGTTTCAAGCTAAaataagtacaaacaaattatcatcATATTTCTTTATGATAAGCtctaattttgtagaagattattttttgatacaacaAATAGTTTCAATGATATacccgaaaaaccgaaaaaaaacgtttgtttttctttactgccgctagagttattttattaaCTATAAGAGATAGGAACAAATTATTGCAagctttttctaataaaatttaatgagctttaattttttggaacaaaactttttgatacgacaaatagtttacGAGATAACcgtaaaaaactgaaacaaactccgtgtttctcttaactgccgctagagctcacgtctgATTCTTGGAGACTTTTTTTGGttcatcaccagacatcccttagtaagtgtatcaagtttcaaaactgttggtttttttttttttgaggtgaaaaccaTTATTAACCGGACTATTGTGTCACAATTCAAGAAGtgaaaaagttaagttaaaagtttttaattcacAGTTAAACCTAACAGAAATGAAACGAACACTTGTTCggtgttttgatatttaaatgtgGCATAAGTAGCCGTTAGATCGTTTCAAAAACGatctgttttcaatttttcatttttagccaTAAGAACCCTGGCGAAAGAGAGCTTCTGTGTGTTAATTATAATACTTAGCTTCATACAAAAAGTTAGAAACCCCTTATCTTCTACCTCGgtgttggaaaataaaaatactaaaaatttaacCCCCAAAACTGCGCTCTACGATTCCATTTTGAATGTAGCTTTGTAACGATGCGTTAAAAAAAGGCAGATCATTTTATATTGTGGGTTATAAACATTAAGTAGgtgcataaaataaattacttaagaAGTAGATAATGTTACGTAGGTAATTCTTTCGAaatcaatataatataattgttCTTTTAGCTATTGCTTTATCTAGCCTTCTTTTTAAAGCTCTATAAAGCAGTTTAAACCATATTATCACAAACAGAGGTCTTAACTCAATTTCACagttaaaaccaaaaaattatgtaacaaatatgattccgtttatttgaTCGCAGAAGAAACTAGGAATATTTTTGAGCACGTTAAAAGttacaacttaatttttcagTGTGAAAGTGTACCACGAATCCCAGTTTTAATGTTTAAGTATGATtatgtttaaaatgtatttaccgAAAGTCACCTTCTTTTCCTGTAGCTTCCATGAGATCATTTAAGCAACCAACACCTTCAACTCGTCCCTTTATTGTATAGACCTTTGGATGAAGATTGATTTCGTTGCAAGCGGCCATAAGAGTCTCATAATTATCTGCATCGCAAAAAACAATCTTGGGTCTAGTTATTCCAAAAACATGCTGAGTTGtctctaagaaaaaaaatattattattatttgtttttctccaaaaaaaacaaaagcctgTAAGATTATTGTACGTACTTTTATCAAATGAATTACTAATTGGATGAAAAACGATTCCCCTAAACCATGCAGCTATCAAGACACAAGACTGATAAGTAGAACTAGCAGCCATGATACCTATGATCGATCCCTCTTCAATTTCCAAACGCTGTGCTATTCGAACACTTAACGTGAGTATCTCATGATTCTTTAAGCTTATTCCATCTGTATCTGATATctgtatgaaaataaatttaattaaaaaaaaaaaactattttactttgtttaaattcatcttTTACCTGACAAATGTTTTCCGgattattcgttaaattttcaaaaatagccTGACCCAAAGATGAGTATTTGTCAAGAGGTCCTGGTTTCTTTTGTGGGCCAGACCAAATTTTCGTAGAGCTGTCATATGTGGTTTTGTTTgagaacataattttaaaatactaccGTTGTATCACTTTTGGAGCtattaaatgaaatgttttaagCTATCTTGCGATATAGGAATTTATAGTATCAGGAGAGACTATCTGTTTATACTGTTATTAATTGCTAtaggtatatttatttatgtataggAAAAGGTATTAAAACTAACGATAATAAGTGCTTTGTTGTGTAAGATAAGGTGTTAATACAGTTGAACCCATTTGATTacgttctttaaataaaattggatgatatgtattttataaaaacttaacttaaacacTTAAGgagatattactacccttattatgtaaagacacagtgtgagcactaggaaagggagagaggggttgaaaggaggtgtcagtgcacattggttttgaattcctgaatattgcaatggctgggaaagacatagtgtggcaaggcattccacattcgcgtagtacggctaaagaacgaatctctttcCTTAAAGGTACAaattggactcgagggtatactgatgagcattcctagaagcgcgagtattacggttgaactgtttaaggggaggaatgcagctggctatttcactagaacataaaccgttaaaataacggtaaaagagggtgagacaggaaactttacaacctatcaatttaaatgctctgcaTTTAATACTACCCAAGAGGCTTTACTAAGTTGCAGgaacaccagcccagagatgagagttatactcaagctttggacgtatatatgtAAGTCTtgaagataacagccagatcagaaggtgtgaaacatttcttgcatagCCTAAGGAAAcctaaacaccttgcggcatttttggcgacatcgacaagaggtggttggtgatacacatactgagaatatcgagatgttcagtctcctcgatgcaagtgccatccatggataatggcaagggggtgtatctcgctttaacgatacaagacagcattgtgttttcgaagcatAAAATTCCACGcagttttttaatccccattgtagAATGCTGTTTTTAGGAATTTAACTAACTTATTATATTTTCTCGTTGCAactccacatccgaagaaaagcgatgtgagtctgaaaacgaatatgaaaagctaagagtactatcgttagcgaaacaatgtattggattagaataTGCTGACGGaagataattaataaaaatgataaagagtgttggagataggacagagccctggggcacaccagcatttattttgtggtttgtagacttgaatccatccaatacaacttgtattgaacgatacgaaaggtaattactaatccaatgaaggagggattcgtgaaaaccgaaagcacgcattttcaataaaagagcctgatgctaagccctatcaaatgcttttgaaatatcaagtgcaataatcttactttctcaaaaccaatgtaaggatttgctcaactgttcggtgagatgaaccatgaaatcaccagtggacctattgcttcgaaaaccGTATTGCCGGTCTTTAAGAAGCTTTCAATCTTCAAGAATTGGCAGTTTGGTTTGCATATATACCACAATTAAGATATATATGTCGTTTGAAAGCTTAGCActacttcatatttttttataagtaccCAAAGCTGTTAAACATGGGGTTAAGGCAGTATAaggcaaaaaattaattagagcaaaaattgggcaggttcagaaaacataagggactttatttgaGATCACCCTCATTCTTTGAACCCGgaggaaagtcttcgaatccacacccactagagagcacagtagaggaagaccgcggatcaggtggcgcgcacatgGAAAGTTGCCTCACCTaccttggagcgcgaaactgaagacatttAGCTAGGCACcggctagatggagaagtttgttgggtgagtccttagttcacacaggactgtagcgccaccttaagtaagtaagtaagttcattctttgaacgtaaattttgaagaaggcaactagttagtttttcaaatgtcatgaatttcaaatttagacTTTGACAACTTTATGTTGATAGTACAAAAACCACccaaaacattattgtctaaaaagcactcctcaggcaagtccatcacgatttgtattttgtatatttccGAACTAACAAGGCAACCAGTTAAAGAAAACATCAAATGGagttgtaaagaaaataaataaatcatagattaataaagctcagctttcagttgaatgaaaaagcatgatcaactgtcattttgatggAAGTAGACTTGACGtaaagttagggagattttccttgtctaactttccagtcaacttttcatTGGCTGCGTTACTCTCGTGTTGGATAGATTtccttggataggtggatttttcgataccttgttgaacgagttggatagctgtattgagattgctgtcaaaaaataaaaacaacttacagctgctcacaaaaagcagagaaacatttaaacttCGAAggcaaaattgttgtaagataaaacatttaatgggtAATTCAACTGATTAGTCGGACGATGATAAATTGATAGGtgtaggtgcgtaacaatttaatttataagagataaccttaatctgtaatctacgTTAAATTTCTCTTAGCTGAATTGGAACTCTActctatacgattaataatttacttgcaaaatctccggttttaaacTATTAACGTTTcacagaaaactatcctaacagaaacgaAGACTATTATAAAGTGACAATACCTAGATATAGTTGTTTATGTACAGaatatcctcaaatacaactttaacTAACCCCAGAAATtattggatacctttggattccttttttgacatctcagctggttttgatcagctgttatttaaCACGTAAAACACCAataaaaaggtatccggatagcctatctgtctgagattgaacgcagccattaaagttgccttaattggaatgtaattttttggcagctgatcAATCAGAAGCTGGAAAATtgacttactttcaagtcccttatggcGTCTGAACCTGCCTAATAATTGCAACAATATCCCACGGAAATGACAGTTTtgctaactttaaaaaaaaacttaaaagagcACAAAATGAGGGATCTTTTATACAATCATAGCGAAAGCATCATAATTGGTGAATAACTCGCTTTAGGATATGAAAGTTCTTCTTTCTTTCGATTTAgtgaacaaaatgttttgaaaagcatTATTTTCTGTGCCTAGTTCCCACAACTGTGATATGCAATGTTGGAAAGCTTAGTTCAGGTgcatcatttttaattatggacacaatgggcaggttcagacgacttgaaagttaggcaagtttc
This window contains:
- the LOC129944739 gene encoding luciferin 4-monooxygenase-like, with translation MFSNKTTYDSSTKIWSGPQKKPGPLDKYSSLGQAIFENLTNNPENICQISDTDGISLKNHEILTLSVRIAQRLEIEEGSIIGIMAASSTYQSCVLIAAWFRGIVFHPISNSFDKKTTQHVFGITRPKIVFCDADNYETLMAACNEINLHPKVYTIKGRVEGVGCLNDLMEATGKEGDFRPKQCNQDDIAVIMGSSGTTGLPKGVCISNIALLKMFTPLPNGTVMFACCNVDWITGLIFLLFSSLFCVTRICTEEQFSPEMLRQLIEKYKINAVMMSGSCMSRFIKSGEADLCDCSSLRLFAVGGGNVSHPMYVKMQECIKSGIVLNTYGGTEFGGVTVSANIDKPKSVGQLGAEVKVRIVNDNSNNVGIDEIGEILVSNNTHWNGYYGNPKETTNMIDSEGWFHTGDIGYFDKEGDLYLVDRKKEIMKYRGFHYSAQEIENCILTLDGIAEVCVFGTRVDEFEDLATAAVIRRNGCQITEKDIRDHVAKELSQPMWLHGGVYFVDNIPKTPSGKYQRSKIRDNCLQNKEIQ